A section of the Gloeobacter violaceus PCC 7421 genome encodes:
- a CDS encoding integrin alpha, with amino-acid sequence MKTTILSFLVGGRTARPRAPRRWQGWLSASLGVWWWAVALSPVGAQVPPGAVETRVGGSLGFVLNGSNVFDHSGFSVSGAGDVNGDGLDDLIVGATGANTDGLSYAGRSYVVFGKRNGQPVELAVIESGTSRTGFAINGSNEYDRSGFSVSGAGDVNGDGLDDLIVGATGANTDGLSSNIGRSYVVFGKRDNRPVELVVIESGTGRDGFAINGNNVFDDSGFSVSGAGDVNGDGLDDLIVGASGADPDGRSTAGRSYVVFGKRNGQPVELADIESGTGRHGFVINGANETDRSGFSVSGAGDVNGDGLDDVIVGATGANTDGPSSNIGRSYVVFGKHDNRPVELTAIESGTSRDGFAINGRNDYDFSGFSVSGAGDVNGDGLDDVIIGAPFSDPDGRYNAGRGYVVFGKRNGQPVELAAIESGTGRDGFAINGSNDYDSSGRSVSGAGDVDGDGLDDVIIGAPFSDPDGLSYAGRGYVVFGKRNGQPVELAAIESGTGRDGFAINGSNDYDSSGYSVSGAGDVDGDGLDDVIVGASRADPDGLSYAGRSYVVFGKRNGQPVELADLEAAGHTP; translated from the coding sequence ATGAAAACAACGATTCTGTCGTTCTTGGTCGGCGGTCGAACGGCCCGCCCGCGTGCGCCGCGCCGTTGGCAAGGGTGGTTGAGCGCGTCGTTGGGGGTGTGGTGGTGGGCAGTTGCCCTATCACCGGTGGGGGCGCAGGTGCCGCCGGGGGCCGTGGAGACCCGGGTGGGCGGGAGCCTGGGTTTTGTCCTCAACGGCAGCAATGTCTTCGATCACTCCGGCTTTTCTGTCAGCGGGGCGGGGGACGTCAACGGCGACGGACTGGACGACCTTATTGTCGGGGCTACTGGTGCCAACACGGACGGTCTGTCTTATGCCGGTCGCAGCTACGTGGTGTTCGGCAAGCGCAACGGACAGCCGGTCGAACTGGCGGTAATAGAAAGCGGCACGAGCCGGACGGGCTTTGCCATCAACGGCAGCAACGAGTACGATCGCTCCGGCTTTTCTGTCAGCGGGGCGGGGGACGTCAACGGCGACGGACTGGACGACCTTATCGTCGGGGCTACTGGTGCCAACACGGACGGTCTGTCTTCTAATATCGGTCGCAGCTACGTGGTGTTCGGCAAGCGCGACAACCGACCGGTCGAGTTGGTGGTAATCGAAAGCGGCACCGGCCGGGACGGCTTTGCCATCAACGGCAACAATGTCTTCGATGACTCCGGCTTTTCTGTCAGCGGGGCGGGGGACGTCAACGGCGACGGACTGGACGACCTTATCGTCGGGGCTTCCGGTGCCGACCCGGACGGACGATCTACTGCTGGTCGCAGCTACGTGGTGTTCGGCAAGCGCAACGGCCAACCGGTCGAGTTGGCAGACATCGAAAGCGGCACCGGCCGCCACGGCTTCGTGATCAACGGCGCCAATGAGACCGATCGCTCCGGCTTTTCTGTCAGCGGGGCGGGGGACGTCAACGGCGACGGACTAGACGATGTCATCGTCGGGGCTACTGGTGCCAACACGGACGGACCGTCTTCTAATATCGGTCGCAGCTACGTGGTGTTCGGCAAGCACGACAACCGACCGGTCGAGTTGACGGCAATCGAAAGCGGCACCAGTCGGGACGGCTTTGCCATCAACGGCAGGAATGACTACGATTTCTCCGGCTTTTCTGTCAGCGGAGCGGGGGACGTCAACGGCGACGGACTCGATGATGTCATCATCGGGGCTCCTTTTTCCGACCCGGACGGTCGGTACAATGCCGGTCGCGGCTACGTGGTGTTCGGCAAGCGCAACGGCCAACCGGTCGAGTTGGCGGCAATCGAAAGCGGCACCGGCCGGGACGGCTTTGCCATCAACGGCAGCAATGACTACGATTCCTCCGGCCGTTCTGTCAGCGGAGCGGGGGACGTCGACGGCGACGGACTCGATGATGTCATCATCGGGGCTCCTTTTTCCGACCCGGACGGTCTGTCTTATGCCGGTCGCGGCTACGTGGTGTTCGGCAAGCGCAACGGCCAACCGGTCGAGTTGGCGGCAATCGAAAGCGGCACCGGCCGGGACGGCTTTGCCATCAACGGCAGCAATGACTACGATTCCTCCGGCTATTCTGTCAGCGGGGCGGGGGACGTCGACGGCGACGGACTAGACGATGTCATCGTCGGAGCTTCCCGTGCCGACCCGGACGGTCTGTCTTATGCCGGTCGCAGCTACGTGGTGTTCGGCAAGCGCAACGGCCAACCGGTGGAACTGGCGGACCTGGAAGCTGCCGGGCACACCCCTTAG
- a CDS encoding TIGR03032 family protein, whose product MTQPDTPARLEFAPSRQFPNWLAEQQLALAFTTYQAGKLFLIGLQPDGRLSLFERTLNRCLGLWTDAQSLCLGTLYQIWRFENVLEQGETHQGYDRCFVPRVGWVTGDIDAHDLAVDATSRPVFVNTLFSCLATVSPTHSFAPLWQPPFISRLAAEDRCHLNGLAMRDDGKPGWVTAVSRTDVGDGWREHRRTGGCAVEVASGEVVVAGLSMPHSPRWYRGRLWLHNSGSGEFGYVDTKAGKFVAVAFCPGYLRGLAFWGDFAVAGLSKPRRDRAFSGLQLQERLNKEGVGARCGLVVIDLRRGDTVHWLRIEGEMIEELYDVAVLPGVRRPMAIGFVSDEIRRLLSVGEPQSL is encoded by the coding sequence ATGACCCAGCCCGATACCCCTGCCCGCCTGGAATTCGCCCCCTCCCGCCAGTTCCCCAACTGGCTCGCCGAACAACAACTCGCCCTCGCCTTCACCACCTACCAGGCCGGCAAGCTCTTCCTCATCGGTCTCCAGCCCGACGGCCGACTGTCGCTGTTCGAGCGCACCCTCAACCGCTGCCTCGGGCTGTGGACCGACGCCCAAAGCCTCTGTCTCGGCACCCTCTACCAGATCTGGCGCTTCGAGAACGTCCTGGAGCAGGGCGAGACCCACCAGGGCTACGACCGCTGCTTCGTGCCGCGCGTCGGCTGGGTCACAGGCGACATCGACGCCCACGACCTGGCCGTCGACGCCACAAGCCGCCCGGTCTTCGTCAACACGCTCTTCTCCTGCCTGGCCACCGTCAGCCCCACCCACAGCTTCGCCCCCCTCTGGCAACCGCCTTTCATCAGCCGCCTGGCCGCCGAGGACCGCTGCCACCTCAATGGCCTCGCGATGCGCGACGACGGCAAGCCGGGCTGGGTGACGGCGGTCTCGCGCACGGACGTGGGCGACGGCTGGCGCGAACACCGCAGGACGGGCGGTTGCGCAGTGGAGGTGGCAAGCGGCGAAGTGGTGGTGGCGGGCCTGTCGATGCCCCACTCGCCGCGGTGGTACCGGGGAAGGCTCTGGTTGCACAACTCGGGCAGCGGCGAATTCGGCTATGTGGACACCAAAGCAGGCAAGTTCGTGGCGGTGGCGTTTTGTCCGGGGTACCTGCGGGGATTGGCCTTCTGGGGCGATTTCGCGGTGGCGGGGCTCTCGAAGCCGCGGCGGGACCGGGCGTTTTCGGGACTGCAGTTGCAGGAGCGTTTGAACAAAGAAGGGGTGGGGGCGCGCTGCGGGCTGGTGGTCATCGACCTCAGGCGCGGGGACACGGTGCACTGGCTGCGCATCGAGGGGGAGATGATCGAAGAGTTGTACGATGTGGCAGTCCTTCCGGGAGTGCGTCGGCCGATGGCGATCGGTTTTGTCAGCGATGAGATCCGGCGGTTGCTGTCGGTGGGTGAGCCGCAATCGCTGTGA
- a CDS encoding DUF4276 family protein encodes MSRLLVHVEGQTEETFVNEILGPHLLSHGYTSISARLLGNSRNRLRRGGIRAWQAVRKDIINHLQGDPNCLSTTMVDYYALPRTGNNAWPGCDQAALLPFPENAKKVESAMTVDVCNQLGDHFDPKRFIPYIMMHEFEALLFSDCEKFARGIERPDLVQNLQEIRLQFATPEEINDSPQTAPSQRLKTLMPGYSKILFGKLAILEIGLDAIREECPHFKQWLGQLETCLR; translated from the coding sequence ATGTCCAGACTACTGGTACATGTTGAAGGACAAACGGAGGAAACCTTTGTCAATGAAATACTCGGTCCACATCTTCTCAGTCATGGCTATACCAGTATCAGCGCTCGCCTATTAGGTAATTCTCGTAACCGCCTTCGCCGCGGCGGCATTCGTGCTTGGCAGGCAGTTCGCAAAGATATAATCAATCATCTTCAAGGAGATCCCAATTGTTTGTCAACGACGATGGTTGATTACTACGCACTCCCGCGCACCGGAAATAATGCGTGGCCAGGCTGTGATCAAGCTGCTTTGCTGCCGTTTCCTGAGAACGCAAAGAAAGTTGAATCAGCAATGACTGTCGATGTTTGTAATCAGCTTGGAGATCATTTTGACCCAAAGCGCTTCATACCATACATAATGATGCATGAGTTTGAAGCATTGCTGTTCAGTGACTGCGAGAAGTTTGCACGAGGAATTGAACGTCCCGATTTAGTTCAAAACCTGCAGGAAATTCGCCTGCAGTTTGCTACTCCAGAGGAAATCAATGATTCTCCGCAGACGGCGCCATCACAACGTCTGAAAACACTGATGCCTGGCTACAGCAAGATTCTATTCGGAAAATTAGCCATCTTGGAAATTGGTCTCGATGCCATCCGTGAAGAGTGCCCGCATTTTAAACAATGGCTGGGGCAACTGGAAACTTGCTTGAGATAG
- a CDS encoding AAA family ATPase, with amino-acid sequence MVELETITVKGFKSIASIEQLKLKPINVIIGPNGSGKSNFIDVFTFLHALREGRLQDYVIKAGGAEKILHYGSKVTDKIQIDISFRGGRNRYEIELQPTVADELIVQSEFIYSSDKSASDSKTIRSLLPFGREAAISDPKTQEIVTYVRTRLDSWRLYHFHDTGLTSPMKKTADINDNRYLRPDGSNLAAYLYYLREKHETSYSLILRTVKLVAPFFDDFILEPLKLNDKKIQLQWLHKGSDAYFDAASLSDGTLRFIALATLFLQPAVSRPSVILVDEPELGLHPYAINLLASIVKKAAVETQVILSTQSSLLLDQFEAEDVLVAERVDGSTQFSRLEPEKLAAMLQDYSLGQLWEKNEFGGRPRRE; translated from the coding sequence ATGGTTGAACTTGAAACTATTACTGTTAAAGGCTTCAAGAGTATTGCTTCTATCGAGCAATTAAAGCTAAAGCCGATCAACGTGATTATCGGCCCGAACGGTTCAGGAAAGTCCAACTTTATTGATGTTTTCACCTTCCTGCATGCGCTCAGAGAAGGGCGTCTTCAAGATTATGTGATTAAGGCTGGCGGGGCTGAGAAAATCCTTCATTACGGTTCTAAAGTGACGGATAAAATTCAAATTGACATTTCCTTTCGGGGCGGTCGGAATCGGTATGAGATTGAACTCCAGCCGACGGTTGCTGATGAGCTGATTGTACAATCTGAGTTTATTTATTCTTCGGATAAATCGGCCTCTGACTCCAAAACCATAAGATCGCTCCTGCCATTTGGGAGAGAGGCCGCAATAAGCGACCCAAAGACTCAAGAAATTGTCACCTATGTTCGCACGAGGCTTGATAGTTGGAGGCTCTATCATTTTCATGATACCGGCTTGACTTCACCCATGAAAAAGACAGCTGATATCAACGATAATCGCTACTTGCGGCCCGATGGTTCAAATCTCGCTGCCTATCTCTACTACTTACGTGAAAAACACGAAACCTCCTACAGCCTTATCCTTCGCACTGTTAAGCTCGTTGCTCCATTTTTCGATGACTTCATACTCGAACCATTAAAATTGAATGATAAAAAGATCCAACTGCAATGGTTGCATAAAGGCTCCGACGCTTACTTTGATGCTGCATCCCTGTCAGACGGTACGCTGCGATTCATTGCACTGGCCACACTTTTCTTGCAGCCTGCAGTCTCTCGCCCTTCGGTCATTTTGGTAGACGAACCTGAACTTGGCCTACATCCCTATGCAATCAATCTTCTTGCATCAATTGTCAAGAAAGCGGCTGTTGAAACGCAAGTTATTCTTTCAACCCAATCGTCTCTTCTTCTAGATCAATTTGAAGCGGAAGACGTACTGGTTGCTGAGCGCGTTGATGGCAGCACACAATTTTCTAGATTGGAGCCGGAAAAACTTGCAGCCATGCTGCAGGACTATAGTCTTGGCCAGCTTTGGGAGAAGAATGAATTTGGTGGACGTCCTAGGAGAGAATGA